One segment of bacterium DNA contains the following:
- a CDS encoding sugar ABC transporter permease, translated as MHRHETAWAWLFVAPAVLGFVLFAIGPIAASLVMSFTDWPIISAPSWVGAGNYLRLFLRDPLFWTSLKVTVVYAACSVPLGMAVAFGLAVLLNQRIRGLGLFRTVFYLPSIFPVVASSVLFLWFFNPEFGVLNAGLRFLHLPPSQWVYAPGTALPSLILMSLWSVGGTMIIFLAGLQDVPQHLYEAVDIDGGASRHKALHVTIPMITPVILFNLVLSLIHGLQAFTQAYVMTQGGPNNATLFYVFYLYRSAFADGQMGYAAAMAWILFVIIAALTALIFRSSRVWVYYEGER; from the coding sequence GTGCACAGGCACGAGACGGCCTGGGCGTGGCTCTTCGTGGCGCCCGCGGTGCTCGGCTTCGTCCTGTTCGCGATCGGCCCGATCGCGGCGAGCCTCGTTATGTCGTTCACCGACTGGCCGATCATCAGCGCGCCGTCCTGGGTGGGCGCCGGCAACTACCTCCGCCTATTCCTGCGGGACCCGTTGTTCTGGACGTCGCTCAAGGTCACCGTCGTCTACGCCGCGTGCAGCGTCCCGCTGGGGATGGCCGTCGCGTTCGGGCTGGCGGTGCTGCTGAACCAGCGCATCCGGGGGCTCGGCCTCTTCCGCACGGTCTTCTACCTGCCGTCGATCTTTCCGGTCGTCGCGAGCAGCGTGCTCTTCCTGTGGTTCTTCAATCCGGAATTCGGCGTGCTCAACGCCGGCCTGCGGTTCCTCCACCTGCCCCCCTCGCAGTGGGTGTACGCGCCCGGCACCGCGCTGCCGTCATTGATCCTGATGAGCCTGTGGAGCGTCGGGGGGACGATGATCATCTTCCTCGCGGGGCTGCAGGACGTGCCGCAGCATTTGTACGAGGCGGTGGACATCGACGGCGGCGCCAGCCGGCACAAAGCGCTGCACGTCACCATCCCCATGATCACCCCGGTCATTCTCTTCAACCTCGTGCTGAGTCTGATCCACGGCCTGCAGGCGTTCACCCAGGCCTACGTCATGACGCAGGGCGGCCCCAACAACGCGACCCTGTTCTACGTCTTCTATCTGTACCGGAGCGCGTTCGCCGACGGGCAGATGGGCTATGCTGCGGCGATGGCGTGGATCCTGTTCGTGATCATCGCGGCGCTCACGGCACTCATCTTCCGCTCGTCGCGCGTGTGGGTCTACTACGAGGGCGAGCGATGA